In Carnobacterium maltaromaticum DSM 20342, the DNA window TAAGCCTTAAAAGGTTGAATTTTCCTTGAAAATTTGGTATAATAAATTATCAGAAACAGGCTCCAACCTGTTTCATTCAAAATAAAATACTAATTTTTATGGGACGAGAATGAACACATAGCTTTCGTATGTGATTCAGAATGTATTAGAGGGACCAAGCTCTTATACTTTCCGTCTCTTTTTTTGTATCAATCATACCTAAACTTTTTTAAAATGTAAATATTTTTACATTTGATATATGCTTTTAATTCAATTCAAGTGCATTGGCACCCTTTAATCGAAATCTATCAATTTCTTCTGGAGTATTTAACTCAGAAATCATTTTTTTTATTTGTTCTAACTCAAATGAATGGTTTAAAAGGAGTGGCTCATATTTACTAAAAACCATATCTTCAAATCTATCCAATGCTTCAGTACCAAAATTTCTAGTTCCGTTGTCAAACTCTCTAACATAACTAGATGCTAATCCAATTGCTTTAGAAAGTTCAATTCGACTAATATAATAGTTATCGATTAGAAATTTTAGTACATAACGATTATACTCATTTCTAAATTCTTTAGTACCCTTTTCCATATAACCTCTCCTTGTTGTCACTTGTAACAACAGTTCTTAAGTAACATAATACCACCTTTTTTTTACATACTCAATAGATATTACTTTTTTTTTCACTGTTTTTGTTTTTATTTTTGAAAAACCCTTTAAAATCAATTAGTAATATATTGTATTACTATTTAAAATACATTATTAATAGTAATACAATATATTTTATTACTAAATACTATTCAGAAAACCCTTATTTATAAACTTTTATTCACTTAGTTGTTGATTTCGACAACGTTAAGTGGTATTATATTGTAGTAGTATTATATGTATATTTTTAATAGTAATATATTAGTCACATTTTTGTATTACCTTTATATTTCTTTAAGGAGGAAACTTACTATGGCAGTAGGAATTACAGTTGCAGCAAACAAAGGTGGGGTTGGGAAAACTCTTATCACACTAAATCTTACCGGTGCTCTTAGAAAATCATTTCCAAATGCTCGTATACTAGTTGTTGATACAGATGCACAGGGGAATACAACAAAATCATTTAGAGTTAAACTGAAGAACGATCAAAACACTATATACGATGTTTTTATGGGAACAGCCACTGTTGAAGAAGCCATTGTTACAACATATGACAATCAAATTGATGTATTACCAGCAAATGCTGATAACAACTATTTAGAGTTTGACAAAATGGAAGTCTTTCGTGATACAATTCTAGAATGGTTTATATCATTAATTAAAAAGTTTAAAGATAACATTTCAGAATTAATGACCCTCGAGGGATTGAAAAAAAAGATGAACAAGAACATTGACCCTAGCTCAAATTACTTTAACGCTCTGGAAGGTGCTTTTGATAAGGTTGAGCATGATTATGACTTTATTATTTTTGATACTCCTCCTGAACTTAAACAAGTAACGTCGTCAGTGTTGTCAATTGCAGATGTTGTATTGGTTCCTTATGAACCTGATTTGAATGGTGTAGATGGTGTAACACACCTAATATCACGAGTAAACACACTAAAGGATAAATATAATCCTAGTTTGAGAATTGGTGGTGTTTTGGCAAATAAAGTTTATAATACAAATCTACACGCTAAAATGATTAATGCCATGATGAAATACACCAACAGAAATAATTATCACTACTTTGATTCTGAAATCCCTAGATCTATTACATTTGCTGATAAGTTAGTACGAAACGGTATGCCCATTACTATGAGCGCACCAGAAAATAAATTTTCTCAAAATTTTTACAAGTTACTAAATGAAATGAATCAGTTAGGATTACTTTCAAAAGAAGGAAATGTTCTTGAAATTCCTAATCAACTATATAATGATAAGGAGGAAGAATAATGCCAAGAAAAAAGAGTAAACAATCAGCTAGTGGTGACTTTGACTCAGCTTTTGACGACGATTTAGATGACATTCAGACCCCTGTAGATAGTCTTGGTGAAGACTTTATAGAGCCTAGTACTAATGTCCCTGCAGAAAAACCATTAAATATTTCTACAAAAAATGACATTTCTAACAAATTTGGTTTAAAAAAAAATAGCAACCTTTCTGGTACTGAACTAGTCCCAAGAACATATAAAGTTGAAAGAACAACAGTAGATAGATTAGAAAGCCTTGTATATAAAGATTCAAGAAGAAATAAAAAAATTCCTGGAACTAAAGGATTTATCTCAGATTTTATTGAGAATGCGATTTGGCAACATCTTTTCCAATTAGGTTTAGCTACTGAAGATGAGGTCAATTCACACCTTAAAGATTACAGTAAATATCCTTTAAATTTGAATTTAGAAGATGAACAAGACTAAGAATTTAATTATTCTTAGTTTTTTTAATCTTCTATTAAACACTATTACTTGCATATTACTTTAAAGTAATCCGCAAGTAATATCCAATTCTAATATCATCGATTGCTCGCATCATATATTACCTTTGTATTTCTTTTAGTCATATTATATATTACTATATTCAAAACCTTGGTATAGCTTACTTTCGAAAAAAATATATTAGCCATATAATGTATTACCTATATATTACTTTTAGCAATATATTATATTGTATGTATGTTAAATAAATTTTATTTAGTCATACAATATATTACCTATATATTTCTTTCTACGTATAAAAAATCTTACTAATGGTAATAATTAATTTAGAAACAAGATATTCCACTTATTAAGGCAATTTTATAGATAATAAGAATCTAAAAATCCACACCCATTGCCTAAAACAAGTGGTTATACTCCAAGCCATTTTCATTCTTAAAATTACTTAGTACTTTATTTCTAAGACCAGTTCCTTATCATTAGCTATACCTAAGCTGTTTGTTTATTACATAAGTCATACTCGCATTCCTAATCATCATTAAAATACGTCTTAATATTTTTTGTTCTAATACCACTATCCATAATCCAACTTTTCTTAATAGTAATTCTAGTGTATGCTTCTATTTATTAATAGACGTTTGACAAATAGAAAGTCACCCTAACTTTATTAGCATTAAAGCAGATTTACTTTCTATTATCTTAAGTCATATTATCTATTACTTTTATATTACTATCTTAAACTGCGTTGGTACTACTTTCTTACAAAGATAATATAGTAGAAATATAATATATTACCTTTATATTTCTTTTAGTCATGTACTAGATTTATATGTATTTTAAATCTATTTTCTTTAGTGGTATAATCTATTACTTTTATATTACTATATTAAAATTCATTGGTATTACTTGCTTACAAAGGTGATATAGTAGAAATATAATATATTATCTTTATATTTCTTTTAGTCATACACTAAGTTTATGTGTATTTTAAATCTATTTTCTTTAGTGGTATAATATATTACTATATTAAAATGCGTTGGTATTAATTGCTTACAAAGGTGGTATAGTAGAAATATAATATATTACCTTTATATTTCTTTTAGTCATACACTAGATTTATATGTATTTTAAATCTATTTTCTTTAGTCATGCTATCTATTACTTTTATATTACTATCCTAAAATATAATGTTATCACTTACTTCTGATGATAAGCTATTAGCCATAAAATATATTATCTTTGCACTTCTTTTAATTAAATGACGTATGGTAACATTTAAAAGAGAAAATATTATTATTCAACTTGATATTTATGTATTAGTGGAGGGGGAACAATGTTCAAAATCCCTTCCTGAAGACCCAATAAAGTCAGGAAAGGATTAACTTCAAATTTACTTAAATCTCACCTAACTACTAAAATCATACACTAGAAATTAAGTAATTAACATTTAGCAAAAGGACAGCAATTGTTATTCAATACTATTCATACTATCTCGCTGCTCATCGTCAATAATGTGTATATATAAGGCTGTTGCTGAAAGAGAACTTTGTCCTAACTGATTACTAACTGTCATTTGATTTTTTGTTACCTGGTAAAGCTTAGTAGCAAGAGTATGTCGCATTTTATGAGGTGTAACACGAGTTTTAAATTTAGTTGAATATTTAGCTACCATTTTTTCTATTGTATCTGTCTCAATTCGTTTAGCAGTTTTTTTGTAAGTAGTTAAAATAATGCTTTCTCATTTTTTTCTGGAGCATATCTCTGTGTACGTACAGTTAAATAATTATCTAAATAGACCATAGCAAATGGTGCAATAATTACTGAATCTTTTTTTCCACCTTTTCGAATAACAGAAACTGTATTAGTGGCCAAATTTAAATCATTGATATTGATGTTTGCTGCTTCAGAAACTCGTAATCCAGTACCTAAAATAAGAGCATTAATCGCTAAGTCACGTTCAAGTGATTTTTTGTAGTAGGGGAGTTGCTTAAGGCTAATGGATTTAGGATAATCATATTCAATAAAGTTTAAATAGCCCATAGATTCATCACCCAGAAATAGTTTCTCTTTAATAGCCGCAGCTCTGCTAGAAAATGTCTCATTTGTCTTTACTGATTTAACTTTTAACATTACATTACGATCAAAATAAGAATTTCCATCTTCTTTTTCTGTTTCTGTAGTTAAATAGTTGAAAAGAGAGGAGAGGCTGGCCATCGTTCTTTTTACAGTATTGTAAGAAAGAGCTTCATTAGTATCAGAACTATTTAATTTTTGTCTAGAGAGAAGAGAAGACTTAAATAATTCAACATCTTCTTTTTTTAAATTCTCTAAAGCAGAGAGAGGGACTAAAGAAATTTTTTCTTCTTTAACAATAGCTTCCGATAGAAGCCAATTAAAAAATCTACGATACTCTTTTAAATATTCATATAATGTTGCTAAAGAGTAGGGGACACTTAGCTTTGCATAATAATATTCCTCAACATACCAGGGGAGGGTGACAAGCTCATTATTTATTAGTTCTTGTAATTTTTCTTTTCTCAATACGATTACCTCCAATTTATAGGGAAGGGAACTGATGTTCCTAATTAGATAATAGCATATAAAGCTATTTTTATCAACAAAAAATCGTTTATACCTATTTTTTTGATTGTAATTCTATATCATGACTATTGACGGCTTGGATCCTACTAATTTTAAAATACATGTTACTGTAAGTAAATTAAACCATATAAATTAGAAATGAAAACAATTGAAATGTTATCCATTTAGACGTACAATGGACACACAAGTAGAAGGGGAGGGTTTATAATGACCGCAATTAAAGAAAAATCTAGAATCTTTATTCGTGCAGAAACTAAATTAAAAGACAAGGCCACTAAAGAGCTCTCTAGTAAGCAGTTAGATTTAACCACAACTTTTGATTTATTTTTAGACAAAGTTGTCAAACAAAATAAATTCCCTTTTGAAATTACAAATGAAACTGCAGAAGAAAAAAATCTAGCAAATATTCGTTTAAATGTCATTGAAGGTTTGTCAGATGCAGAGGCGAACAGAGGTATCGGCGCAAGCACGTACCTGCAACAACTACAAACTAAAAAGCCGAATTAATAAATAAGTAAGTATACAATCATCCTCACCAAATAAATACGAACTTAATTGAATATAACTCTATTATATTATTTGGTATTTCCGAAATGGAAAAAATGTTAATGTTTTAACTATCTACAACAGATTAAAAATACTACAGAAGTTTAATTGCAGAATAAAGTAGACAGTTTTTTTGATATCATAATTCAATAAGATGCCTGAAAATAAAAACCCTTAATTTAACGTTTTATACGTATAATATACTTCCAATGTGTATTAATTAGTGGTAAAATAAAGTTAGATAAAAATAAGAGAGGATGAACGATACTATGACCACACTAGAAAAAAAACCAATTAATGTTAAAGTAAATAGCGAACTTAAAACTGAAGCAGAAAAGCTATTTAATGAATTAGGTTTGACAAATGACAAGTGCTATTACTGTATTTTTACAACAGTCAGTATCAAAACCAAGCAATCCCTTTTCAAATAAAAAAACCTAATGCGGAAACCCTAAAGCTATTAAAGATATTGAAGATGGAAATTTAGAGGGTGGATTTAGCTCTGTGAAAGATTTGTTGGAGGATTTAAATGCTTGATATCTATTACACATCAAAATTTAAAAAAGACTATAAAAAAAAATTAAGCAAGGGAAAAAAACTTCAGAGTTAGAAAAAGTTTTAGATTACTTGCAACAACAAAAGAAATTACCAGAAAAATACAAGGATCACTTGTTAACTGGAAATTACACGGGTTTACGAGAATGTCATATTAATCCTGATTGGTTACTAATATATAAAATCGATCAAGAGAAATTAATCCTAGCTTTAGCTAGGACAGGATCTCATAGCGAGTTGTTTTAATTAAGATCAAAAATTTTATGAGTAGATAAAGTCATTTGTTCAGATATCTCAACTTTTCGCTTTA includes these proteins:
- a CDS encoding ParA family protein; its protein translation is MAVGITVAANKGGVGKTLITLNLTGALRKSFPNARILVVDTDAQGNTTKSFRVKLKNDQNTIYDVFMGTATVEEAIVTTYDNQIDVLPANADNNYLEFDKMEVFRDTILEWFISLIKKFKDNISELMTLEGLKKKMNKNIDPSSNYFNALEGAFDKVEHDYDFIIFDTPPELKQVTSSVLSIADVVLVPYEPDLNGVDGVTHLISRVNTLKDKYNPSLRIGGVLANKVYNTNLHAKMINAMMKYTNRNNYHYFDSEIPRSITFADKLVRNGMPITMSAPENKFSQNFYKLLNEMNQLGLLSKEGNVLEIPNQLYNDKEEE
- a CDS encoding type II toxin-antitoxin system RelB/DinJ family antitoxin, producing MTAIKEKSRIFIRAETKLKDKATKELSSKQLDLTTTFDLFLDKVVKQNKFPFEITNETAEEKNLANIRLNVIEGLSDAEANRGIGASTYLQQLQTKKPN